The genomic region CATGGCTCCCTGGGCTTTGCTGCCCACAGTCAAGATGGCCACCCACACTGGCCTCCAGTCCTCAGAGAGTgggtgggggtgcagggtggTCGCCAGCCTTCGGCCAGTGTCTCCGGGGTATGCAGCCTGGTCCACCCCTACCCCGGGCTCTCTGATTGACTGTGGGCACTCCCATGTAAGTCCTGCCCCTGGAGTCTTCCAGGCTGTGGGGCAATAGTCGCAGGGTGACAGGGTAATTCAGGCCATCCTGGAGTCACACGGGGGGCTGGGGGCACCAGAGGAGTTATCTAACCCCCGGGGGACGGAAAAGCCTTCCAGGAAGAGATGTTGCAAGAGCCAGGCTCTGGGGGACGTGTGAGTGATTTCTCTCCCCACCGACAGGGCAGCTGGGGCAAGGCCAGAGGTGTGGGGTGCCGGGAAACCGCAGCCTTTTGCTGTGGCTGGAGTGTGGGgtccagagagaagagagggtGGGAGGTGAGACAGACGGGGCCCAGGGGACAGACCTGAGGGGTTGAGGGGAGCCCGGGGAGATTTTGGAACAGGCACGTGTCTTCCCCGGGCTCCCCTTGTTTTCCTCAGTCCTTTCCTGGAGGGCCTGGGCTGACTGGGGTGGGGGCCGGAGAGGGGAGGCCTCTCAGGAGATGTCTGAGCCCCTCCCGCTCCCCATCCCCTCCAGGTGCGGAGCCCAGCTCCCCCCGGGGCTCCTGGGCCTTCTCAGTGAGTCTGGGGGAGCTCAGGTCCATCCGCCGTTCCAAGCCGGGCCTCAGCTGGGCCTACCTGGTGCTGGTCACGCAGGCCGGTGGCTCCCTGCCCGCCCTGCATTTCCACCGTGGGGGCACCCGCGCCCTGCTCCGCGTCCTCAGCCGCTACCTGCTCCTGGCCAGGTGAGCCTGGTCCCAGGCCACAGCCTGACCCTTCGGAGCTGGAAAGGAGATACAACCCAGATTGATTTTCAGGGCAGAAAAAGAGAATCGAGGGGCGTGGCGCATATAACCCTGAGATAAAGGGTAGTTTGGCATCGGGCTGGACGGGCCCCAGATCACAGAAAGAGTTGGTCTCCTTTCCCTCAGTTTGTATTACCTTCTGGGGGGTCTTGGGGCAGAAAGCGCCTCTATCCCACACCCCAGCACTTCCTGGGGCTGTCCCTCTGTGGCCTGTGCCTGAGTCGGTCATACTAGCCGGGCAGTGAGAGGGCCTCGTTGGCCAGCCCTGGGACCCGGGCCGCCCCTGGGGTGCATTCGTGGTCTCAGGCCTGGGATGGGGGTTCCCCATGGGCCGTCAGGATGCTGCCTGGGGTTGCCCACACACCCCACCGCCCCCCGCAGCTCCCCGCAGGACTCCCGCCTCTACCTCGTGTTCCCCCACGACTCCTCAGCGCTCTCCAGCTCCTTCCACCACCTCCAGCTCTTTGACCAGGACAGCTCCAACGTGGTGTCTGTGAGTCCGCAGGGCCAGGCTGGCGGGCGTGGGCAGCATGGGGCGGACCGTGCCGGAGGCTGGGCTGTGaccacccctccaccccatccctagCGCTTTCTCCAGGATCCCTACTCCACCACCTTCAGCAGCTTCTCCCGTGTGACCAACTTCTTTCGGGGAGCCCTGCAGCCACACCTGGAGGGGGCCTGCCCTGACCTGCCCCCGGCCCCAGATGACGAGCCCGAGCCCGGGTTCGAGGTCATCTCCTGTGTGAGTATCCACGTGGTCGCCTTTGCTCTCGCAGCCACCGTGGGCGCGGGGCCGCGTCTCCCTAGGCTCGGATTCTAACAGCGCCTCCCTCACCAGGCTGCTTGAGGGGCTGTGCTGGAAGCGCTTGTGGCCGCTGCGCCTGGCGCCTGTGGTTAATGGTGGGGGGCTTCTCACTGAGCCACATAGGAGATGTTTCCAGCCCTGCATGTTCTGTGTGTCCGTCCAGCTGAGAGAGGCTCTGAGATGCCTTGGAGGGGGccggggggcagggctggggactgCTGGGCGGCCTAGGCCTTGGGCTCACCCGCCTCGCCTCGTGTCCCCCAGGTGGAGCTGGGGCCGCGGCCGGCCGTGGAGCGGGCGCCTCCCGTCACAGAGGAGGAGTGGGCCAGCCACGTAGGTCCCGAGGGCCGCCTGCAGCGGGTCCCAGAGCTGAAAGCCCGCATCTTCTCAGGGGTGAGGAACTGGGGGGGTGGCAGGGCGGGGCAGGGCAGCGGGCAGCCAAGGGGAGGCCCCTCTGAGCTGCCCTCCACCTCTGCCCCAgggtctgagccccagcctgCGGCGCGAGGCCTGGAAGTTCCTCCTGGGGTACCTGAGCTGGGAGGGCTCGACGGAGGAGCACAAGGCCCATGTGCGCAAGAAAACGTGAGTGAGAAGGCACGGCCCCTGCCCTGCTGGGCTTAGCCCCTGACTGCCCTAGCCTCCCGAGTCCACTGGAGGTTTCTGATCAACCGCATATCCCTTGATCAAAGGGATCAGGGACATCAACCCACACATAGCGGGATGGAGGCAGTGGGCCGGTGTCTGATGCCGTTTTCATCCCTGGGCCATGCCATATCACGGATGTGCAGCGGGCTTCCTACCCACCGTGCGGCCACCTCTCCTGGCTTATCTTGTGCCTCTGCTGTGTATTCTGGTCCCTGCCCCTGGGGCTCTCTCTCCACTGGGGCTGACAGACTGTGAGCAAAGCCCACAAGGGTGTCCTGTGTCCCAAGAGACGCCGCGGAGGGGAGCGGCGGTGAGCTGGGCTGAGCCCGCGGGTGAGGTGTCAGGGGTGTCCTTactgctcccctctcccctctcaggGACGAGTACTTCCGCATGAAGCTGCAGTGGAAATCTGTGAGCCCCGAGCAGGAGCGGAGGAACTCCCTGCTACACGGATACCGCAGCCTCATCGGTGGGTGGCGGCGGGGATGAGGGTGCCAGGCCAGAAACGAGGTCATCTAGGGGTCAGGGGGAGCAAGATGGGCGCAAGCAGGGGTGAGTGGCCAGGATGGCGAGGCGAGGCGAGGCACGGGGGGCGCTCCAGgcttcctgggttcaaatctctaTTCACTGAGCGATCTCGGCAAGCAATGTGATCTCCCTGGGCTGCAGTGTCCCCACCTGTCGCTGGTTTGGTGACTGAGGCTGGTAGGGCGTGGCCAGCCCTTGAGTGTTGACATGCAGCACCTCCCATGGGAGCAGCCCAGACGGTCTCTGGAGGGCCCACAGCTGCCTAGGCATGCTGGCGGCCGGCAGGGACCGGACCCCGCTCCTTTCACACCTTCACTTTGTCTCCTGTCCCCGCAGAGCGGGACGTGAGCCGCACCGATAGGACCAACAAATTTTACGAGGGCCCCGAGAACCCAGGACTGGGCCTGCTGAACGACATCCTCCTAACCTACTGCATGTACCACTTCGATCTCGGTGCGTTGCAGtccggggaggggctggggccggCCTTCCAGGGGGCCAGGGGCACTGCAGGCCTGGGCTGGGCCCTGACCCTGTGTCCCCCCAGGCTACGTCCAGGGCATGAGTGACCTTCTCTCCCCGATCCTCTACGTCACCCAGAACGAGGTGGACGCCTTCTGGTGTTTCTGCGGCTTCATGGAGCTTGTGGTGAGGctcagggcaggggtgggaggcaggtcCCTGACGGGCCCCGGGGGCTCTGGCTCCTCACGAGGCCCTCTGCCCACAGCACGGGAACTTCGAGGAGAGTCAGGAGACCATGAAGCGGCAGCTGGGGCAACTCCTGCTGCTCCTCAGGGTGCTGGACCCACCGCTGTGCGACTTCCTGGGTACGTGTCTTGGCAGGTGGAGCCGGGGATGGTGGGGCCACAGATGGCATCCAAACGTGTGGATGTGTGGATGTGGTCCAAATGAGAAACAACCCCCCAGAACCCAGAAGTGATGTGTAAAAGCAGGACTGCAGTTTGGAGCAAAACCTCGATAAATGGAGATGTGGgcacccccccgcccccgtccCCGCCCGCCATGTCCCCGCTGCCCAGTGAGGTGGCTCCTTTGTGTCCCGTCAGTTACACTTTTCAGATGAAGGACCCGGGCCTGGTTCCTCACAACTCCCAGCTCCATCTAGCTCTTTTCTGCACTCACCCCTGAGCCAGGGATTGGATACTGGTTCTTTGGGCTCCTGAGGGTGGGACTGCTGCATTTTTGGCTTTAAAATTTGTCTGCATTACTTGTTCAGTATAAAAAATGCAGGAAATTCAGGGAAAGGAAGTTGAAGTTGCTGTTGCTAGAACTGTTCTTTTGAACACAGATGGTGATAAATAAGCTAGTTGATGGGTGGACATTTCTTCACCAAAATTTAGGGTCACGCTGGGGAGGGGAGATGTAGCTGGCCTCCCGTCACTGAAGAGAAAACTATGGCTTAGAAAGCACACGCCACTTTCAGGGACGCTAGGACGTTAGCTGCCTCTCTGTGTCATTTGGAAGTTTTCTAAACCATCAGTTTTATCAACTATATGGTGTTCTGTTCCGTTTAAGGATGTACAAGAGTAGATTTAGCCTGACCtgctggacatttaggttgtttgtaGTTTTTCACCATGATAAATCTTTATTTGTGGGTAATGCCTTTAAATTCCAAGAAATGATTTCTATCCGCATGTATTTTTACATCTTTTGAAACATTCATCCCTGTCACTGCTTTTCTGGAAAGGTCTGCCAGCTTACGTTTTCGCTAGCAGTGTACTCCAGGGCCTGGTCGCTCACACCCGTCCCCACCAGCTTTGGGTGTTGACCAGATTGTTATTCTTCCTTTGAGGGGATTGGTTTTACTGCTTCCCTCCCACATGAGAGTGGAGACCAGGGGTGCCTCCTTGCATCTGGAGCCTGGAAGGCAGGATGGGAAGGGTTCCTGCTGACTGGAGCAGCTCCCCCCACCACCTTCTCCACCCCCATGAGCTCTCCATCCACTTGCGAGACTGGTGTGGGTTCTTAGCCACCAGCATGACTTCTTAGAGTCCAGTCCTTACGTCAGGTGCCCTGTGAATTAGAGCGGGATTGGGGTTGATAGCATTGCCCATCCCGCCACTGTCCCCCGCTCCAGACTCCCAGGACTCTGgttctctctgcttctgcttcCGGTGGCTGCTCATCTGGTTCAAGAGGGAATTCCCCTTCCCGGATGTCCTCCGGCTGTGGGAGGTGCGCCAGCTGGGTTGAGGGGGAGAACTGAGGCAGATAGACTGGAGGGTGGGCGGGGAGGTTgatgggaggtgggcagggcatgGGGCCGacctgggtggggcctggggtggAGGCTTTGCCAGTGAACGCCCCCTCCTTGGGCACTGCCAGGTTCTGTGGACAGGGCTCCCCGGCCCCAATCTGCATCTGCTGGTGGCCTGCGCCATCCTGGACATGGAGCGGGATACCCTCATGCTTTCCGGCTTTGGCTCCAATGAGATCCTCAAGGTGAGACCCTGGCTCCCTCCCAGTCCCCTCCCCTGGAGGCACATCAGCAGGGTGTGAGCTCTGTGGAGGTGGGCACCTCCCCTGTGCCACAGTCCCTTTGGGTGGGGGGTCCTCAGAATAGGGTTGTTGAAAGTGTGGTGAGCTAAGCTGTGGGCACGGCGGCTGGGGGCGCCTCTGTGCGTCTCCTGCTCCGTCTTATCACCTGCTCCCTCAGAGAGCATGTGGCCCCTGCAGGAGTGggccacctgcccctcccccagtgcACTAGTGTGGGGCGGGCCCTTCCCCTCCTTGTATGCTGTGCCTGGCAAGCAGCCTGAGAGCATGACCTGTCCTGATCCCCGGGCTCCACTGTGAACCGTAAGAGGGCCAGCCCCTTGAGTCTTCCCTCCACTGTGTCCCCAGCAAGAGGCACAGAGCAGGcgctggggtggtggtggttgagtGCTGGCCGGCAGGCGGGCCTGACCCACCTCCTCCCGCAGCACATCAACGAGCTGACCATGAAGCTGAGCGTGGAGGACGTGCTGACACGGGCCGAGGCCCTCTACCGGCAGCTAACCGCCTGCCGGGTGAGTCCCTGACCCCTCCTGATACCCTCCCCCCAACCTCTAGGAAACCTCTGACTTGACGctcctaccccccaccccacaacctTGCAGGAGCTACCCCACAACGTGCAGGAGGTCCTAGGCTTGGCGTCGCCCGCAGAGCCACAAAGCCCCTCACCCCCTGCCTCCCCACTGCCGCTGTCGCCCACCCGGGCCCCACCGGCTCCGCTGCCCCCGGCGGACACGGCCACAGCCACGCAGCCTGACAGCAGCCTGGAGATCCTGCCTGAGGAGGAGGACGACGAGGAAGGCGTCGACTCGTAACCGTGCTGGATGACCACAGTAGCCCCACAGGACTAGACACTTTATCCAGCTCCCGCCCCACGACCCCACCCCTGCTGGAGTCTGGGGATGCAGGAGCAGAGGGGCGGGGCCCTCCACCCACGCCTCTCTTCTCTCCGCTGATTTCTTGAAACTGACACTTTCCTGTCCAGGTGGCCTCgagagggtggaggaggaaggCCACCACGCTGGCTTGGCCCTGGATGGGGAGGCGGGTGGTGGCAGCTCATGGTCTCCCCAGACCGCTCTGCAGAGTCGATGTCTGACTGCTGTGACCCTGATCTGGTCGATGAGGTGTAAGAGGCAGCCCCTTGGGGGTGGGTGAGTGATGGGTGGTTGTGGAGGCAGGGCTCCCTTACTTGCCTGAGTTTGGGGCTTTTGGAGGAGCAAGGATGGGGTACTGGTGTGCGGCCGCCACGTAGTAGATGAACTGGGGTACATCCCGGACCTAACTCAATGGGAGGGCCTGCGGAGCTGCTCGCTCGGGCCCTGCCTACCAGCTTCTtgttatgagaaaaataaactcgTGTTTCACCCACTGTCAGCTGGGCTTTTACTTGCATAAGGATGCATCGGTGTCATTTACAACCGTGAAGGGCACTATGATTACCACTATTTACCAGTGGCGCAAAGCGGTGTCCATCCTGTACCTCCTACTACCCCAAGTGGAGCCCCACGGCGCAGGAAGGAGGAGGACCTCTTCCAGGGCTCCCGGACAGGCGCAGCGCCTTCTACCGCGAAGGCTTCCGGTTCTCCTCCCTGCGAACTGGGGAAACAAACGACTGAGCCCGGGAGAGGGCGGGACCACACGGCTGATTCCAAAAGTACTTTAATACTGGCTCTTCTTTAGGGTCGAGTGCGCGGCGGTTACCGCATGTGAGGCTGGAGAGTGGGTGCCCTGCTCACTTTCGAAGGGGCaccggtggtggtggtgctggtggtgggagGGCGCCAGGTGCCCATGTCCCACCTTGTTGACAATCCGGGGCTCCTTCAGGCTGCTGCTAGAGCCAGAGCCGGAGATCCGACTGTTGATCAAGATTGCGGCCCGCAGTGCCGACTTGACTGCCGTCTCCACCCAACCGTGCGGGTAGGCCGTGTGCTCCCCGGCGAAGTAGATGCGGCCATAGGGCACCGACCAATCGTACTCCCGCCCCTCGTCCTTGTCGGTTTGAAAGAGCGTGGGCGGCTGCACCACGAAGCCGCCCTGGCTGTGCGGGTCCTCCGCCCAGCGCTTGATGATACCGGTGCCGTCCCAAAGTCGGTATGCGATGGGCCCGTGGAGCGCCGCCACGTCGTCGAGCGCCAAGCGCAGCGATTCGGCCAGGCTCCGGCCGGCGAACGGGGCCGCCGCGTCCGACCACGTGTACGAGGCGAGCAGCAGCGCGCCATCGCCCGGCGCCGGGTAAAAGATCACCCGCGACGGGCGGTCGGTGCTCGAGTGGCCGCCCTCGATGTGTTCGTCGTGCCAGAAGGGCCGGCGGAAGCTCAGGAACACCTTGGTGGCCGGCACGTAGTGCAGCCCGCGCACCGCCTCCTGCCGCTTGCGCGTCAGCGGCGGAGTGAAGGTGATGCGCTGCAGAGCCGGCCCGCTCACAGTCAGCAGCACCACGTCGGCCATCATGGACTTCAGGTTCCGGGTCCCGTGCGAGGACTTGATGTGCACTTTCACCTCGTGCGTGCCCTGCTTAATCGCCACGACGGGCGCGTGCAGCAGCACCGGCCCCGACAGCGAGCTCAGCAGCGCGCGCGGCAGCAGGTCCCAGCCGCCCACGATGCGGCTGTACCTGCGGGAAGGGCGCGAGTGTGATGGACTCTggggccccgcccctccccagcgGCCCCCATCCCCTGGCGCTCCCCGTTTCAGGTCTCACCTCCCGGTTCCCTCTAATTCCCTGCCTCCTCGTCCACCGCCCCCCTCGCCCGTCCCCGACATCCCTCGAGGCCGGGAGGTAGAGCGATGTGACCCGGACACGCCGTCTCGGCCCCTCCGGACCACGCCCCTCTCCGGGAAccttccttcctccagaggaCCCCGGACGCAGGGAGAGTGCAGGCGGGGCCTAGCGTGTCTCCCCGCCCCTTgtcccggccccgcccctccacATGCCCCGCCCACTTGTGGCCGCCCGGATCCGCCCCGCAGTCTCACCGGAGCCGGTCGCTGAGGCAGCTGTGGGCCCGCAGGGCCTCTGCGAAGCTGAGATAGAAGAAGCCGTCCTTGGACAGCACGTCTCCCAGGAGCCGCACGGCCGGCTGGCTCAGGTTCCCCTCCCCGAGGAGGTATTCCTGGGGACGGCACGGCCCGCGTCAGGGCCCAGGCAGGCCAGGCCGACCAGCTCCGTCCCTACtcccggggggcggggggcgcttCCCGCGGAGCCTCTCGCTTTGTGTCGGTTCCCCGGACCTTGGCGATACGGTCCCTCCTCTTGTGACAGATGAAGGAAACCAAAGCCCAGAGAGGGGCGTGTCCAGCCTCGTCAGGAAAGGAGGTGGTGGCAAGCCCAAGCCCGGCATCCCCGGTTCCTGCCTTCTGACTCCGTCGGCGCCTAAGCCCCAGGAGCACCCTCCTTGTCCGACTCCCGCTCAGATAGCGACACGGAGGCCCCCACTCACCAGGAGCGTGTGCCTTTCAAACTTCATCATTGCCTTCTTGCAGCCCAGTGTCCGGAGGTCTTTGATGGCCTGTGGTGGGACAAGCTGCTGAGCTGTGGGGACAGGACCTGGGAGGCCCTCCCCAGCTCTCTTGCCCACGGCCGCCCATTTACTGCTGTCATTCGAGCTCCCAGGACGTGGCCCATGCTGTGCCCTCAGCTCTGCCCTCCACTGCAACTCAGTGTCTCCCCCTGGGAAGTCTTTCCGAGTCACAGCGTCACACAGCCCTGGTTGGGTGTTATTCTGCCTGCCCGTCCAGCTCCCAGCCCCTCACAGGCAGGGATGGAGCCGGTCTCAGTCGGCCCTGTGTCTTTCTGGTGCCCAGTAATTATTTGTCATCTGGATCGCCGTGCATCCAGACAGAAGCCGAGTCAGCCATCAGCCCTGACAGGGCATGACTCCTCAAGGGGAGTTATTCTTGGCACCTCCCCTAGCCCAGCCTTCCCGTGGCTCCCCAGCGCCTGCAGCCACGGAGTTCCAGCCCTCGGCCTGGCGTTCAAGGCGGCTGCCAGGCCCTTGGTCACCATCCCTTAGGGCAGCTCCGGTCTACAGCGCAGTGTCCCGTGCCCAGACCGCCCTCTGGCCCCCCACCTCCGCGCCCCTGCTCCTGCTCCCCCATATCATCTCTGCAGGGCACCTGAGTGGCCATCGTTCACCGCTCTGTTCCCATCCTGGAAGCCTCCTGCCCCTCTGATTTCAGCCCTCTCCTTTGTCCACCTGGCTTCTCCCAGGTGGCCAGGGAACTCCCCGAAGGTGTCccttcactcacactcacccTTCCCCTCATGTTTTCCTGGACTCCCTAAACTGGGCAGTGCCAGGGCACAGAAAAGACCTCCACTAAGTGCCCACCCTTGAGGTGGTCCAGGCCACTGAGAAGGGGATGGGAGATGGGCATCAGCAGTATTTAAGGGGAGCCTAAAGACGGAAGAGCCAGCAACGGGAGACCAGAAGGAATGGGAAAACGGCAGCCAGGTCAGGAGGAGGCATGTGGGCCCGGGAGGACGGGGCAGGGGAACGGGGCTGCAGGGCTCGTGGATGTGCCTACCCTGTTGAGAGCCATCTGGTAGATTTCTTCGGGTGAGCGGCCCTTCTCCTTGGGGTTCAGCTTGTAGCCTAGCTTCTCGGGCATTTTCTCCACCACATAGTTACGCAGCTTCACCTCGTTCACCTCTGTCCACGTGTTCTCGTCATACTGGGTGAATTTGGTCAGGTTGAGGCCCAGGCTCTTGCAGAGCTCATGGAGGATCCTGAGGGGGTGGAGGTGCCTGTGAGAgtcgggcgggggcggggaccCCTCTCCCCAGCAggacttggagaagggaagggcgtAGGTGGGGCAGCTGGATATGGGGTTTAGGGATGGGCATGAGCCTGGGGCAGGGCTAGATTGGGGGTCCTCGGTGCCAGGGACCAGGGACTGAAGTGAGAACAAGGCTAGAAGGCAGAGGGTTTGGGTTTGGAGCGGGAGTTCAGGGCTCGCTTTCACTGGGGGTGAAGTGGAATAGTGACAGAGTGGGCTGGAtgggggtgggagctgggggtggggaaaggacCAGGGTCGGGGACAACAGAGCTGGGGGTCTGGAAGGGCTGGACACCGTGGCCTGAGTGCTTCAGGGGTGCGGTGGTGGGGCTAGAGGCGGGAGGCCAGATTTGGGGGCGGAGTCTAGGCCTGACTTGACCAGGGCGGCAAGTTTAGGGTCCGGGTTGGTCTGGGCTGGCATTGGAGCAGTGATGGAGCCGAGCATCCCACTGAGCCTTGGCTCGGGGCTGGGGTGGCCTCGCACCTGCTTGGCCGCCAGGCCCGGCCTCACCTGTGTGAGCTGGGCATCCGCATGGCCCCCAGTTCCCCAATCCAGCCTGTCTTCCGGTCGCGGTAGGTGAGGATGCGGCCCCCAATCCTGTTGTCTGCCTCCAGGATGGTGACCTGGGGAGAGGCGGCAAGCAGGTCTTTCAGCTCTTCCCACTGGCCCCCATCTCCACTCTGTGGCAGCCCCCCTGCACCCCGCCTTCCATCCCCACAGCAGCATAGATGGAGACCAGAGAAGGACCCTTTTTTATGGGGAGGTGAGGGGCTGGCGGGAGAACAGGTCACAGTGAACATGTACAGTGTGACGGTTGGTTTCCAGACTCAGCAGGAAGGCTGCTGGGCAGATTTCAGAGGGACTTCCCGGCTTAGGGAGTGGGGAGATTCCCTGTGCAGACTAAAGCCATTGGCCCAGCCCATACTCATTCTTGGATTCAGTGAGGGGGACAGCGGTGCGACTTCAGGGGGCACTTCCCCTGTCTGGactttccctccctctccaccaACACAAATCCCCCCCCAGGAGCTGGGCGGAGGTTTCCAGAGACTTCACTCTAGGATGAGAGTGGGGCAGGGGAAGTGAAAGGTCTCAGCACAGACACGCGCAATCCCTCTGGGTTTCATGTTACTGCAGAGGGTTCCAGGCCCCCGACCCCCAGACCACAAGGAAAGCAGAgatccctctcccctcccccctccccccatcataCCCACCCCTCAGTAGGGACATGGCCGGGTCCCTCCACCCGGGACTCCCAGCTGCAGCAGGAAAGACTTGAGGCAGACCTCCAGCATCACTTCTCACCTTGTGTCCAGCATCGCTGAGCACCTTGGCGGCCACCAACCCGGCCACGCCCGCACCAACCACAACCACCCTCCGGGGCTTCAAGGTCCGATTGAGGCCCAAGGTCACAACTTTGAGCAGCTGCTCGTAGTCTGGGTCGTGCATGCATTTCTCGAAGGGGTCATAGATGTGGGCCGTCTGCCAGTCCAGGGAGGCCGCCAGGCTAAGGAAGACGGGGACCAGGGCGAGGAGGCgccaggctgggggcaggaggacagggTCAGTGGGCAGGTCGGCAGGTGTGTGGACAGGGGCTGCTGGAGCAAAGCAggttctgccccctcccctcctgactTACCCAAGGGGTCCATGACTCTCGTGTCTGGGTTGGAGATGTGTCTGGGTCGGAGGGGAAGCAAGGCCGCTGTGACAGGAGCCTGCGTCCCCCAAGCCTGGCCCGCTGGGGGCTGCCGGCTCCCACCTCAGCCCTTGCTCCTAGGGCTGTGTGCGTTCGCTAACCCTGGGCTGGCCGGCTCCTGGCCCCTGCCCAGCGCCGCTCTCCTGTCCTGCCTGTCTCTCCTCTGTGCGTTCTGTCTCACCTCCTCTGGTCTCCTTGCTACTCCCACCTCGGCCCGGCTTGCCCTGTCTCCCCTTCCCCCGTCTGGGTCTGTGGGGCCCCGTCTGTCTGTCCGCAGCCTTCTCGCCACCTCAGGCTCCCAGGCGCACCCCTCTCTCCTCCGGCCCCTCCGCTCATCTGCCTGCCGCCGTGTCCCCCTCGCTGGCCTTAAACCCAGTGGcaccccgccctcccctccctttTGGGAAACCCAGCTGTGGGAAATGAAACTCCGTTCTTGGGCTGCAGGTCAGATGCTCAGAGTCTACTCAAGGCTGGAGCCggtcgggggcggggggagcacatcaatctgttttcttcctcttgcCCCAAATAGTTCAGGGGCAGCTGGGCGGCTGCAAGTACACACTCAGGTGACCGTGCTGAGTGCGGGGGCTGGCCCGGCCTGCTCCGAGCCCCGGGTCCCCCTGAGCTGGCCCCTGTGCCTGCGCTCTGTTCTGCCGCCTTCTcaaggcgggggcggggcgggggcgttTCTGGCCTTGAGGCAGCATGCTCCCAGGGACGGCTGAGTCCTGTCCTGAGTCCTGGGTGTCAGCCGTCTTGGTGCCCTGGAGGGTCCTCACTGGCTCCCATCCATGTGGCcgctctgaacctcagtttcctgctCAGTGAAATGGGCACAGCAGGGGGACCCGTGGGCAGCAGGGAGAGCTCTGGGCGAGCCTGCCCGGGTCCTGAGCCCAGCACCTGCCAGCGGACACTCGGGGAAGGCCTTCCCTTCTAGGTGGCTCGGGCCTGTATCTGTCAAGTGGAGGCCACTGCAGCACCGGTGGGAACAGGCAGTGAATCCAGGTCGGGGCCAGGAACAGCCCCTGGGGTCAGGACTAAAAGCTGCTTCTTAGGAAATACCAGTGAGTGCTGCCCAGGGGGAGCCCAGGGGGATTCAGTGAGGACCCCTCAAGCCCAGCCCTGCACCGGGAGTGCTCCCTGCGCCTGCACTGGGAACCACTGACACTTCACTCAGGCcagggcgtgggggtgggggcgacCTCAGAGAAACCACTCGGGTGCTTCTGTCTGTCCCTGCCTTCGGCCATCACCACTCGCTGCCTGTGGGTGCTCTTCTCCTGAGAGGTGAGCTGCAGGCAGGGAGAAGAGGCTGATCTGCCTCCAAGGAACCCCCACCTGGCTCACGGCTTCAGCTTCGGGGCTTTAGCTAAGGGATGTACGATAGGTCCCTTGAAAGGgtcggcggggtgggggggggtggtggagaGGCGATTGTGGGGACTTTTCTTGGGGTTGGAGGAGAGAGCACCAGGCGGGCGGGTGGTGAGGAAAGGCAGAGGGCAGCGGGTCCTTTCAGCTGATGGGAAAATCCAAACTGTAAATCAAAGAGGGATGTGGTCTGGTGGA from Bubalus bubalis isolate 160015118507 breed Murrah chromosome 18, NDDB_SH_1, whole genome shotgun sequence harbors:
- the TBC1D17 gene encoding TBC1 domain family member 17, coding for MEGAGYRVVFEKGGVYLHTSAKKHQDPDSLIAGVIRVVEKDNDVLLHWAPIEEAGDSSQIFFSKKDTSGGDPCTSEEEPTFDPGYEPDWAVISTVRPRPRHSEPKRGAEPSSPRGSWAFSVSLGELRSIRRSKPGLSWAYLVLVTQAGGSLPALHFHRGGTRALLRVLSRYLLLASSPQDSRLYLVFPHDSSALSSSFHHLQLFDQDSSNVVSRFLQDPYSTTFSSFSRVTNFFRGALQPHLEGACPDLPPAPDDEPEPGFEVISCVELGPRPAVERAPPVTEEEWASHVGPEGRLQRVPELKARIFSGGLSPSLRREAWKFLLGYLSWEGSTEEHKAHVRKKTDEYFRMKLQWKSVSPEQERRNSLLHGYRSLIERDVSRTDRTNKFYEGPENPGLGLLNDILLTYCMYHFDLGYVQGMSDLLSPILYVTQNEVDAFWCFCGFMELVHGNFEESQETMKRQLGQLLLLLRVLDPPLCDFLDSQDSGSLCFCFRWLLIWFKREFPFPDVLRLWEVLWTGLPGPNLHLLVACAILDMERDTLMLSGFGSNEILKHINELTMKLSVEDVLTRAEALYRQLTACRELPHNVQEVLGLASPAEPQSPSPPASPLPLSPTRAPPAPLPPADTATATQPDSSLEILPEEEDDEEGVDS